In the genome of Mycoplasma nasistruthionis, the window CATCAAATGGTGAATCTAAAACAACAAAGTGTTTTCTTGCAGCTGGTTCACCAATGTAAACTGCGTATAGATAATCATTTTCAGGAACGAATCCAACATGCATTTGATCGTATGCAACAAATGATGTGTATTGAGCAACTTTAACGTTTTCTTTATCGCAAGTTTCAAAATATAAAGCGTTTTCTGCTGAATCTTCAATTTCAGCTTTTCCAACAACTTTTTCCGATAATGTTCTTAGAGATTTTTTCAATGAAAACATTATAGCAGCTAAGAATCTTAGTTTTTCATCGTTGTCTTTGTATTCAACTTCTAAATCTTGAGCAACTGATAGAGCATCTCTTAAGTTTTTATCAACTGCTTGTAAGTCTGCAACTGATGTTTGTAAGTCAGATGCTAATTTAGAACTTAGTTTTTCTAGTTTTTTAGCATATACAGCTAAAATTTTAATTTGTTTACATGCTGATAAGTTTCTGATGTAAACGTATTCTTTAATCTTGTCATCACATTCAACTACAACTGTTGGTTCAACTTCAACAACTTTTTCTTCAACCACAACTGTTTCTTGGTGTTGTAATTTTTCTTTTAACTCAGCAATTTGTCTCAATAATGTTTCTTTATCTGAATTTGAGTCTTCTAATTGTTTTGTTAAATAGATTAATTCTTGTGAATAATCTGTTCCTGAAGTTCTTTGGCTTAATAAAATTGATAATTCTGAAATTTGTGCTCTTAATTTTTCAATTTCTAAATCTTTTGCTGAAGCTTTTCTTTCGTATTTGTAATCGTCATCTAGTGGGAAGTATGTTTCAACATCGTGTAGTTGTTTGAAATCCACAACTTCTTCTACGGCTACTTTAGCACCATCTTCATCTCTGAAACCATCTTTTGTAATGTTTAATTCTTTCAATGTTTCTTCGTAGTCTAATTTACCATCGAATTTATCAACATTAAGTTCGTATTCCATTTTGTCATCAGAGTTTTTGTATCCGATTAATAATCCACCAACAATTCTTTTATCTGTTTGGAATCAAACAGCACAGTCTAATTGATAAGCTAAGAATCAGTTCATCGCGTCTTTACGAGACTTAAATAGAGCCAATGCGTTTTCTACTTTTGGGTGTTTTAATGCTCAAGGATATTCTTTATTTTTCTTTGCATTATATAAACAATTTAAACGTTTCATCTTTCCTCATTTCAAATTAGTTATTACGTTCATTTAACGATTAAATCTAAAACTTAGCTATGCTAAATTTTTCATAATATACTTTAATTATAAATTAATTTAATTAAAATCACTTAAATTTAGCAAAATACTAAGTATTTTTTGCTCAAAATTGCATGCATGTGCAACTTTGAAAACATAATCTACATTATAAAATTACTTTTAAGTCTTATTTTCAGGCATAAAAGTAATTTTTATCAAATCTACTCTCAAATTATTTTCGTAAATAATTGTTTATATAATATAACAAATTTGAAAAATATAAAGGAAAAAGTAATATCTTTATTTTATAATTAGCATATGAATGAAAAGAAAGTGTATAAAGTTGGAGAAGTTGCTTCAGCTAAAGTAATTAAAACTGGATCTAAGTTTGCAGTAGTGATGAATAAATTCAAAACTAAGTTTGTAATTTATAAAAATGAGGTTAGTGATTTTAATAAAAACAAAGTTAATGAAGTCTTAAAAGTAGGTGATTACATCAATTTTATAGTGCTTCATTTTGATAAATCTAAAAACCATGGAATTGGTTCATTTAAACAAAATCACCCTAATTATTTAAACAAACAACAAACAAAAACTAAATCTAAAAAGAAAGCACCACTTAAATTACAAGAAACAGCTAATGGATTTAATAATTTAATCAAACACACCATAGAATCAGTGCTTTTAGATGCTAAAGCATTAGAAAAATGTCATGAATCAAATCAAAATAATTAAAAATTATTATCAAACCCAACAGCAAATAGCTAATGATATTAACTTATCAAATACAATTATTCAAAAGGTTCAATCTTTGAATTTCAAAGGTTCATCATATTTAGGTTTCGATGACATTACTTTGAACTTTACAATAAATGGTTATGAACGGATTATTCAGTTTTGTAATTTGCTTTATGAAAAGCAAATTAATTTATTAATTATATGAACTAAACCTGAAATTCAAAAAGCAATAGAAGCTTCAATAAATTTTGTTTTAGGTCTAAATGACTTTGATAAAAGTAAAAAAATAAGATTGGTTTTTGTCAATGAATCACAAAATGATTTGCTAATTAATCGCCAAATTACTAAAGAATTAAACGAAAACAACAAAGAAACTGTTGGATTACTGTTTTTAGATAGCTTTGGTGCTGAAAAAGCACATTTAAACTCAATTAAAAACTTTTTAAGCCAGTTTAATAGGTATGCAAGTGATTTTTTAATTAAAAAATCTATTTTTTATGTCGGTCGGTCAATCAGTTATGTTGACACATTAAATTTAAATGTACCACGTGAAAATTGTTTGTTTGTTTCAGATGACGTTCATCCGCAGTATTCATTGCTAAGCGAAATAGGATTAGTGATTTTAGCTTTGCAAGGCATTAATGTTCAAAAAGTAATTGAAGGTTATGCTAAAGCATCTGAAAGTTTATCTGAATTTGATATTTACTTTAACAAAGCCTTGGATTTAGCTTTGATTTTAAATAATAATTTTAAAAACAATGAAGATTCAACTTTTATGAATCACTTAATAGCCTATGACACTAGCTTAAACAATTTTTTAGGTTATTTTGCTTACTTAT includes:
- a CDS encoding MAG3090 family protein; amino-acid sequence: MKRLNCLYNAKKNKEYPWALKHPKVENALALFKSRKDAMNWFLAYQLDCAVWFQTDKRIVGGLLIGYKNSDDKMEYELNVDKFDGKLDYEETLKELNITKDGFRDEDGAKVAVEEVVDFKQLHDVETYFPLDDDYKYERKASAKDLEIEKLRAQISELSILLSQRTSGTDYSQELIYLTKQLEDSNSDKETLLRQIAELKEKLQHQETVVVEEKVVEVEPTVVVECDDKIKEYVYIRNLSACKQIKILAVYAKKLEKLSSKLASDLQTSVADLQAVDKNLRDALSVAQDLEVEYKDNDEKLRFLAAIMFSLKKSLRTLSEKVVGKAEIEDSAENALYFETCDKENVKVAQYTSFVAYDQMHVGFVPENDYLYAVYIGEPAARKHFVVLDSPFDAEQVVVSNEVREIEVIREVPVEIIKEVIKEVEVPVEVIKEVQVTSDDKQVSAPARFSWLALFLLAVAYGILIALVVLFATGVISA
- a CDS encoding RNA-binding protein, which codes for MNEKKVYKVGEVASAKVIKTGSKFAVVMNKFKTKFVIYKNEVSDFNKNKVNEVLKVGDYINFIVLHFDKSKNHGIGSFKQNHPNYLNKQQTKTKSKKKAPLKLQETANGFNNLIKHTIESVLLDAKALEKCHESNQNN